The following coding sequences lie in one Hydrogenophaga sp. PBL-H3 genomic window:
- a CDS encoding DEAD/DEAH box helicase, with protein MPFHALGLAPTLAQAAAELGFTTPTPIQEAAVPAVLSGADVLATAQTGSGKTAAYVLPMLQRLMAGPGHTPRRVRALVLVPTRELAAQVGEVMRSLAQHLPTKTKTAVVFGGVSINPQMLALRGGADVVVATPGRLLDLVEHNALRLASVELLVLDEADRLLDLGFAEELARVLALLPAVRQNLFFSATFPPAVQALANTLLREPQRVDVPSVEVEEAVVLQQAYLVDSTRRTQLLRQLIKTQGWQRVLVFVATQYSAERVASKLHQGDLYATSFHGGLSQGARKQALDEFKEKRWDVVVTTDLAARGIDISQLPVVVNYDLPRSAVDYVHRIGRTGRAGASGLAVSFVTPATEAHWRLIEKRQGLSLPLEVVPGLEPTEVAPVSEAGGGVKGKRPSKKDKLRAAALVAGSGPTKS; from the coding sequence ATGCCATTCCACGCCCTGGGCCTAGCGCCCACCCTCGCTCAAGCCGCGGCCGAACTCGGCTTCACCACCCCCACGCCCATTCAGGAGGCGGCTGTGCCCGCCGTGCTCAGCGGTGCAGACGTGCTCGCCACGGCGCAGACCGGCTCAGGCAAAACCGCCGCCTACGTGCTGCCGATGCTGCAGCGCCTGATGGCCGGCCCCGGCCACACGCCTCGGCGCGTGCGCGCACTGGTGCTGGTGCCCACGCGCGAACTGGCGGCTCAGGTGGGCGAGGTCATGCGCAGCCTGGCGCAGCATCTGCCCACAAAGACGAAAACCGCCGTGGTGTTCGGCGGCGTTTCCATCAACCCGCAGATGCTGGCCCTGCGCGGCGGCGCCGACGTGGTGGTGGCCACACCGGGGCGTCTGCTCGATCTGGTCGAGCACAACGCCTTGAGGCTTGCCAGCGTGGAACTGCTGGTGCTCGATGAAGCCGACCGCCTGCTCGATCTGGGCTTTGCCGAAGAACTGGCCCGCGTGCTGGCGCTGCTGCCGGCCGTGCGCCAGAACCTCTTTTTCTCGGCCACCTTCCCGCCCGCCGTGCAAGCATTGGCGAACACCTTGCTGCGCGAGCCGCAGCGCGTTGATGTGCCCAGCGTTGAGGTCGAGGAAGCGGTGGTGCTGCAGCAGGCCTACCTGGTCGACAGCACCCGCCGCACGCAGTTATTGCGCCAGCTCATCAAGACACAGGGCTGGCAGCGGGTGCTGGTGTTCGTGGCCACGCAGTACTCGGCCGAGCGCGTGGCCTCCAAGCTCCACCAGGGCGACCTGTACGCCACCTCGTTCCATGGCGGCCTGAGCCAGGGCGCGCGCAAGCAGGCGCTCGACGAATTCAAGGAAAAGCGCTGGGACGTGGTGGTGACCACCGACCTGGCCGCGCGCGGCATCGACATCAGCCAGTTGCCAGTGGTGGTGAACTACGATCTGCCCCGCTCGGCCGTGGACTACGTGCACCGCATCGGCCGCACCGGTCGTGCGGGCGCCAGCGGCCTGGCCGTGAGTTTCGTGACGCCGGCCACCGAGGCCCATTGGCGCCTGATCGAAAAGCGCCAGGGCCTGAGCCTGCCGCTGGAAGTGGTACCCGGGCTGGAGCCCACCGAGGTGGCGCCCGTGAGCGAGGCCGGCGGTGGCGTGAAGGGCAAGCGCCCGAGCAAAAAGGACAAGCTGCGCGCAGCCGCTCTGGTTGCCGGGTCAGGTCCGACAAAATCCTAG
- a CDS encoding translation initiation factor Sui1, with amino-acid sequence MKNKLSTGGLVYSTEAGRMCPVCRQPVAQCVCKQATAVPAGDGVVRVSRETKGRGGKAVTLVKGVALDSQVLAALGKQLKAACGSGGTVKDGVIEIQGDHMEKVMTSLKAQGHTVKRAGG; translated from the coding sequence ATGAAAAACAAGCTCTCCACTGGCGGCCTGGTGTATTCCACCGAAGCCGGCCGCATGTGCCCGGTCTGCCGCCAGCCAGTGGCGCAATGTGTGTGCAAGCAGGCCACGGCCGTGCCGGCGGGCGACGGCGTGGTGCGCGTGTCGCGTGAAACCAAAGGGCGCGGTGGCAAGGCCGTGACCCTGGTGAAGGGTGTGGCCTTGGATTCGCAAGTACTGGCCGCATTGGGCAAGCAGCTCAAGGCGGCATGTGGATCGGGCGGCACCGTGAAAGACGGCGTGATCGAGATCCAGGGCGATCACATGGAGAAGGTGATGACCTCGCTCAAGGCGCAGGGCCACACCGTCAAACGCGCGGGCGGCTGA
- a CDS encoding lmo0937 family membrane protein yields MLYTIAVVLLVLWLLGLVTSTTMGGFVHVLLVIAVVMILLRLISGRKPF; encoded by the coding sequence ATGCTCTACACCATCGCCGTCGTCCTGCTTGTTCTCTGGCTGCTTGGCCTGGTCACATCCACCACCATGGGCGGCTTCGTCCATGTGCTGCTGGTGATCGCCGTTGTCATGATCCTGTTGCGCCTGATCAGCGGACGCAAACCATTCTGA
- a CDS encoding glycine zipper 2TM domain-containing protein — protein sequence MKSIQTRSITVAASIALLVGLTACSGMTRQDQNTAIGAGAGAVGGAVLTGGSTIGTLGGAAIGGLIGNQVGK from the coding sequence ATGAAATCGATTCAAACCCGCTCGATCACCGTTGCCGCTTCCATTGCCCTGCTGGTGGGCCTGACCGCCTGCAGCGGCATGACCCGCCAGGACCAGAACACCGCCATCGGCGCAGGTGCTGGTGCCGTGGGTGGTGCAGTTCTGACCGGTGGCAGCACCATCGGCACGCTGGGCGGTGCCGCCATCGGTGGCCTGATCGGCAACCAGGTCGGCAAGTGA
- a CDS encoding BON domain-containing protein, which yields MKTRSLFPIVMLAVAASVMTLAGCTSSPKQESAGQYIDDTAITGKVKAAIFNDATLKSAEINVETFKGAVQLSGFVNSQADIQRAVAVTQGVSGVKSVKNDMRLK from the coding sequence ATGAAAACACGCTCACTCTTCCCCATCGTCATGCTCGCCGTGGCTGCTTCGGTCATGACCCTGGCCGGCTGCACCTCCAGCCCCAAGCAGGAAAGCGCCGGCCAGTACATCGACGACACCGCCATCACCGGCAAGGTGAAGGCCGCGATCTTCAACGACGCCACACTCAAGTCCGCCGAAATCAACGTCGAGACCTTCAAGGGTGCAGTGCAGCTCAGCGGGTTCGTGAACTCGCAAGCCGACATCCAGCGCGCTGTGGCCGTGACACAAGGCGTGTCTGGTGTGAAGTCGGTCAAGAACGACATGCGCCTGAAGTAA
- the serB gene encoding phosphoserine phosphatase SerB yields the protein MTTATEFAPGLTVQGFAPPLKLSDFKLIAFDMDSTLISIECVDEIADAVGKKTEVAAITEAAMRGEIADYKDSLRQRVALLRGVTVADMEQVYTERLRINPGAAELITACKAAGMKVLLVSGGFTFFSERVRQTLGIDFTRANVLEVESGPNCGQLTGRMVDQPWGDICDGAEKRRTLLEVASLLGIEPSQCIAMGDGANDLPMMGVAGLSVAYHAKPAVRAQAMVAINEGGLDRLLSVLR from the coding sequence ATGACCACCGCCACCGAATTCGCCCCCGGCCTCACCGTTCAAGGCTTCGCGCCACCGCTCAAGCTCAGCGACTTCAAGCTGATTGCTTTCGACATGGACTCCACGCTCATCAGCATTGAATGTGTGGACGAAATTGCCGACGCCGTGGGCAAGAAAACCGAGGTGGCCGCCATCACCGAAGCGGCCATGCGCGGCGAGATCGCCGACTACAAGGACAGCCTGCGCCAGCGCGTGGCCCTGTTGCGCGGCGTGACGGTGGCCGACATGGAGCAGGTCTACACCGAGCGCCTGCGCATCAACCCCGGCGCGGCCGAGCTCATCACGGCCTGCAAGGCCGCGGGCATGAAGGTGCTGCTGGTTTCGGGCGGTTTCACCTTCTTCAGCGAGCGCGTGCGCCAGACGCTGGGCATCGACTTCACGCGCGCCAACGTGCTCGAAGTGGAGAGCGGCCCCAACTGCGGCCAGCTCACCGGCCGCATGGTTGACCAGCCCTGGGGCGACATCTGCGACGGCGCCGAGAAGCGCCGCACGCTGCTGGAGGTGGCCTCGCTGCTGGGCATCGAGCCCTCGCAATGCATCGCCATGGGCGATGGCGCCAACGACCTGCCGATGATGGGCGTGGCTGGCCTATCGGTGGCTTACCACGCCAAACCCGCAGTGCGCGCGCAGGCCATGGTGGCCATCAACGAAGGCGGGCTGGACCGCTTGCTCAGCGTCCTGCGCTGA
- the mfd gene encoding transcription-repair coupling factor, with protein MDLPKLTPGKRFTLPHPGGSADALLLAKLAARDKAAGRLTAIITSDANDAQRLIDEMAFFAPELRCALFPDWETLPYDTFSPHQDLISERLATLWRISQRDKDTGADVVLVPATTALYRVAPPAFLAGYTFQFKVKQKLDEARLKSQLTLAGYQHVTQVVSPGEYAVRGGLIDLFPMGSLVPYRVDLFDDEIDSIRTFDPDSQRSLYPVPEVRLLPGREFPMDDGARAKFRSRWRELLDGDPTKSRIYKDMGNGVATAGIEYYLPLFFDDTATVFDYLGAEATVVLHGDLEPAFQRFWQDTKDRYRLVHGDPERPVLPPDSLFLSVEQFYARANEHAQLSVRPVQAEQEHSAFAQKLGDLSVVRGAEDPLSRLQGHIRNTAQRVLLLAESDGRRESLLDFLRASGVNPPAFDSLLEFQTSSEKLGIATAALSTGFSWLEDGIDFVTETELFAASPTTRRRKKQEQVSDVDALIKDLSELNLGDPVVHIAHGIGRYRGLINLDMGEKNADGTPALMEFLHLEYADKAVLYVPVSQLQLIGRYTGVSADEAPLHRLGSGQWEKAKRRAAEQVRDAAAELLNIYARRAARQGHAFRYSAQDYEVFANDFGFEETADQRAAIHAVIQDMISPRPMDRLVCGDVGFGKTEVALRAAFVAVTGGRQVALLAPTTLLAEQHYQTLVDRFAKWPVKIAEMSRFRSAKEITAAAKGLADGSVDIVVGTHKLLSESVKFKDLGLLIIDEEHRFGVRHKEQMKALRAEVDVLTLTATPIPRTLGMALEGLRDLSVIATAPQRRLAIKTFVRNEGNGVIREAVLRELKRGGQVYFLHNEVETIENRRQKLEEILPEARIAIAHGQMPERELERVMRDFVAQRFNVLLCSTIIETGIDVPTANTIVMARADKFGLAQLHQLRGRVGRSHHQAYAYLMVPDIEGLTKQAAQRLDAIQQMEELGSGFYLAMHDLEIRGAGEVLGENQSGNMLEVGFQLYNEMLSEAVRSLKAGREPDLLSPLSVTTDINLHAPALLPSDYCGDVHLRLSFYKKLATAQTTDQVDGLLEEIVDRFGKLPPQAQTLVDVHRLRVLSAPYGVVKVDAAPGVVQITFRPNPPFDSMRIIELIQKNRHIKLAGNEKLRIERALPEVKDRVQLVRDVLRSLGQPHKNPETV; from the coding sequence ATGGATCTCCCCAAACTCACCCCCGGCAAACGCTTCACCCTGCCCCACCCCGGCGGCTCGGCCGACGCGCTGTTGCTGGCCAAGCTCGCCGCGCGCGACAAGGCCGCAGGCCGGCTCACGGCCATCATCACGTCGGACGCCAACGACGCGCAGCGCCTCATCGACGAAATGGCGTTCTTCGCGCCCGAGTTGCGCTGTGCGCTGTTTCCCGACTGGGAAACCCTGCCCTACGACACCTTCTCGCCGCACCAGGACCTGATCAGCGAGCGCCTCGCCACCCTCTGGAGAATCTCGCAGCGCGACAAGGACACCGGCGCCGACGTGGTGCTGGTGCCCGCCACCACCGCGCTGTACCGCGTGGCGCCGCCGGCGTTTCTCGCCGGCTACACCTTCCAGTTCAAGGTCAAACAGAAGCTGGACGAAGCGCGCCTGAAAAGCCAGCTCACGCTGGCGGGCTACCAGCACGTGACCCAGGTGGTGAGCCCGGGCGAGTACGCGGTGCGCGGCGGGTTGATCGACCTCTTCCCCATGGGCAGCCTGGTTCCCTACCGCGTGGACCTGTTCGACGACGAGATCGACAGCATCCGCACCTTCGATCCCGACAGCCAGCGCAGCCTGTACCCGGTGCCCGAGGTGCGGCTGCTGCCCGGGCGCGAATTCCCCATGGACGACGGCGCGCGCGCGAAATTCCGCAGCCGCTGGCGCGAACTGCTCGATGGCGACCCGACCAAAAGCCGCATCTACAAGGACATGGGCAACGGCGTGGCCACCGCCGGCATCGAGTACTACCTGCCGCTGTTCTTTGACGACACGGCCACGGTGTTCGACTACCTCGGCGCAGAAGCGACTGTCGTTTTGCACGGCGACCTGGAGCCCGCGTTTCAGCGCTTCTGGCAGGACACCAAAGACCGCTACCGCCTGGTGCACGGCGACCCCGAGCGCCCGGTGCTGCCGCCCGATTCGCTGTTCCTGAGCGTGGAGCAGTTTTATGCGCGGGCCAACGAGCACGCGCAGCTTTCTGTGCGCCCGGTGCAGGCCGAGCAGGAGCACAGCGCCTTCGCGCAAAAGCTGGGCGACCTCTCGGTGGTGCGTGGCGCCGAAGACCCGCTCTCGCGCCTGCAAGGCCACATCCGCAACACCGCGCAGCGCGTGCTGCTGCTGGCCGAGAGCGACGGCCGGCGCGAGAGCCTGCTCGACTTCTTGCGCGCCAGCGGCGTCAACCCGCCAGCCTTCGATTCGCTGCTGGAGTTTCAGACCAGCAGCGAAAAACTCGGCATTGCCACCGCCGCGCTCTCGACCGGTTTTTCATGGCTGGAAGACGGCATCGACTTCGTCACCGAGACCGAGCTCTTCGCCGCCAGCCCGACCACCCGCCGGCGCAAGAAGCAGGAACAGGTCAGCGACGTTGACGCGCTGATCAAGGACCTCTCCGAGCTCAACCTGGGCGACCCGGTGGTGCACATCGCGCACGGCATCGGGCGCTACCGCGGCCTGATCAACCTGGACATGGGTGAGAAGAACGCCGACGGCACGCCCGCGCTGATGGAGTTCCTGCACCTCGAATACGCCGACAAGGCGGTGCTCTACGTGCCGGTGAGCCAGCTGCAACTGATCGGGCGCTACACCGGCGTGAGCGCCGACGAGGCGCCCCTGCACCGCCTGGGCAGCGGTCAGTGGGAGAAGGCCAAGCGCAGGGCCGCCGAGCAGGTGCGCGATGCCGCGGCCGAGCTGCTCAACATCTACGCCCGCCGCGCCGCGCGCCAGGGCCACGCCTTCCGCTACTCGGCGCAAGACTACGAGGTGTTCGCCAACGACTTCGGCTTCGAGGAAACCGCCGACCAGCGCGCGGCCATCCACGCCGTCATTCAAGACATGATCAGCCCGCGCCCGATGGACCGGCTGGTGTGTGGCGATGTGGGCTTCGGCAAGACCGAGGTGGCGTTGCGTGCCGCCTTTGTGGCCGTGACCGGCGGACGCCAGGTGGCGCTGCTCGCGCCCACCACATTGCTCGCCGAGCAGCATTACCAGACGCTGGTGGACCGCTTCGCCAAGTGGCCGGTGAAGATCGCCGAGATGAGCCGTTTCCGCTCCGCGAAAGAAATCACCGCCGCTGCCAAGGGCCTGGCGGATGGCTCGGTGGACATCGTGGTCGGCACGCACAAGCTGCTGAGCGAGAGCGTGAAGTTCAAGGACCTGGGCCTGCTCATCATCGACGAGGAACACCGCTTCGGCGTGCGCCACAAGGAGCAGATGAAGGCGCTGCGCGCCGAGGTCGACGTGCTCACGCTCACCGCCACGCCGATCCCGCGCACGCTGGGCATGGCGCTCGAAGGCCTGCGCGATCTCAGCGTGATCGCCACCGCGCCGCAGCGCCGCCTGGCGATCAAGACCTTTGTGCGCAACGAGGGCAACGGCGTGATCCGCGAAGCCGTGTTGCGCGAACTCAAGCGCGGCGGTCAGGTGTACTTTCTGCACAACGAGGTTGAGACCATCGAAAACCGCCGGCAGAAGCTCGAAGAAATATTGCCCGAGGCGCGCATTGCCATCGCCCACGGCCAGATGCCCGAGCGCGAACTGGAACGCGTGATGCGCGACTTTGTGGCGCAGCGCTTCAACGTGTTGCTGTGCTCCACCATCATCGAAACCGGCATCGACGTGCCCACGGCCAACACCATCGTGATGGCGCGCGCCGACAAGTTCGGCCTGGCGCAGCTGCACCAGTTGCGCGGGCGCGTGGGCCGCAGCCACCACCAGGCCTATGCCTACCTCATGGTTCCCGACATCGAGGGCCTGACCAAGCAGGCTGCGCAGCGGCTGGACGCGATCCAGCAGATGGAAGAACTCGGCAGCGGCTTCTACCTCGCCATGCACGATCTGGAGATCCGCGGTGCGGGCGAGGTGCTGGGCGAGAACCAGAGCGGCAACATGCTGGAGGTGGGATTCCAGCTCTACAACGAGATGCTGAGCGAAGCCGTGCGCTCCCTCAAAGCCGGGCGTGAACCCGACCTGCTCTCGCCGCTCTCGGTCACGACCGACATCAACCTGCATGCGCCAGCGCTGCTGCCCAGCGACTACTGCGGCGATGTGCACCTGCGCCTGTCGTTCTACAAGAAGCTCGCCACCGCGCAGACCACCGATCAGGTGGACGGGCTGCTCGAAGAGATCGTGGACCGCTTCGGCAAACTGCCACCGCAGGCTCAGACGCTGGTGGACGTGCACCGCCTGCGGGTGCTGAGTGCGCCCTACGGCGTGGTGAAGGTCGACGCAGCGCCGGGCGTGGTGCAGATCACTTTCCGCCCCAACCCGCCGTTTGATTCGATGCGCATCATCGAACTGATCCAGAAGAACCGCCACATCAAGCTCGCTGGCAACGAAAAGCTGCGCATCGAGCGCGCCCTGCCCGAGGTCAAAGACCGCGTGCAGCTGGTGCGCGACGTGCTGCGCTCGCTCGGTCAGCCCCACAAGAATCCTGAAACTGTTTGA
- the ispD gene encoding 2-C-methyl-D-erythritol 4-phosphate cytidylyltransferase — MPDAVHELTPHPSQEVGIRCHALLPCAGTGSRAGTEIPKQYQPILGLPMVLHTLMALRSVSRLERIVVVAAPGDDFWTTGYPGVEALRCGGSTRAQSVFNGLQTLLDEGTDPTDWVLVHDAARCLVTASLVDALIDACQHDPVGGLLAIPLPDTLKAEADGRVTATVDRSGKWLAQTPQMFRLGALHAALAATAAQGFAGVTDEASAMEMAGHRPLLVQGSARNFKITYPDDFALAEAIFRSRA; from the coding sequence ATGCCCGATGCCGTCCACGAATTGACCCCCCACCCTTCTCAAGAGGTCGGCATCCGCTGCCACGCCTTGCTGCCCTGCGCCGGCACCGGCTCGCGGGCCGGCACCGAGATTCCCAAGCAGTACCAGCCCATCCTCGGCTTGCCGATGGTGTTGCACACCTTGATGGCCTTGCGCTCGGTGTCGCGCCTGGAACGGATTGTGGTGGTGGCCGCTCCCGGTGACGATTTCTGGACCACGGGTTACCCCGGCGTCGAGGCGCTGCGCTGCGGCGGCAGCACGCGGGCCCAGAGCGTGTTCAACGGATTGCAGACCTTGCTGGACGAAGGCACGGATCCGACCGACTGGGTGTTGGTTCACGACGCTGCGCGCTGCCTCGTCACCGCATCCCTGGTCGATGCGCTGATCGACGCCTGCCAGCACGATCCCGTGGGAGGCCTGCTCGCCATTCCCTTGCCCGACACCCTCAAGGCCGAGGCCGATGGGCGGGTGACTGCCACGGTGGACCGCTCGGGCAAGTGGCTCGCGCAAACGCCCCAGATGTTTCGCCTGGGCGCGCTGCACGCTGCGCTGGCCGCCACCGCAGCGCAGGGCTTTGCCGGTGTCACCGACGAGGCCAGCGCCATGGAGATGGCCGGGCACCGCCCGCTGCTGGTGCAAGGCAGCGCGCGCAACTTCAAGATCACCTACCCCGACGACTTCGCCCTGGCCGAAGCCATCTTCAGGAGCCGCGCATGA
- the ispF gene encoding 2-C-methyl-D-erythritol 2,4-cyclodiphosphate synthase, whose protein sequence is MNTAPPFRIGEGWDVHALVPGRKLIIGGVHVPHTQGLLGHSDADVLLHAITDALLGAAALGDIGRHFPDTDERFKGADSSVLLKEAARRVREAGFEIGNVDSTVIAQAPKLAPHIPAMVDAIARTLGLAVGQVNVKAKTAEKIGPVGQGLSIEARAVAMLFVRA, encoded by the coding sequence ATGAACACCGCCCCCCCGTTTCGCATCGGCGAGGGCTGGGACGTGCACGCGCTCGTGCCCGGTCGCAAGCTCATCATCGGTGGCGTGCACGTCCCGCACACGCAAGGCCTGCTGGGGCATTCCGATGCCGACGTGCTGCTGCACGCCATCACCGACGCCTTGCTGGGTGCGGCTGCGCTGGGCGACATTGGCCGCCACTTTCCCGACACCGACGAGCGCTTCAAGGGCGCGGATTCCAGCGTGCTGTTGAAAGAGGCCGCACGCCGCGTGCGCGAGGCGGGTTTCGAGATCGGCAACGTGGACAGCACGGTGATTGCCCAGGCGCCCAAACTGGCACCACACATCCCGGCGATGGTGGACGCCATCGCGCGCACGCTGGGTCTGGCGGTGGGTCAGGTCAACGTGAAAGCGAAGACCGCCGAGAAGATCGGTCCGGTGGGGCAGGGCCTGTCCATTGAGGCGCGGGCCGTGGCAATGCTCTTCGTGCGGGCCTGA
- a CDS encoding ATP-binding protein: MHDESRVPFETQPTSLETAPAPLELRPSRGFSLFWRTFFFLALLLVGCIVAWLQTFRALEYEPRALQSANQLASLVNLSRAALVHSDSIARVSLIKTLADEEGLRIAPREPNDTYRLYNTDVLSRNVAERLSGRLGPGTLVAREVNGTPGLWIGFNIDGDPYWLLTDPSRIGPVAGTTWLIWLGTAALLSLTGAALIARLINRPLKKLSFAASRVREGDFNASQLNETVATSEIREVNIGFNRMAQRLSKIEQDRALMLAGISHDLRTPLSRLRLETEMSVADPDAREHMAADIEQVNSIIDKFLDYARPDHIKPERVSLNQVVDAAVFALGDDERNVFTTSIPPDTVVMGDAVELQRVFANLLENACRYGRDPNTGVVRVEIAAKPKDDWVLIKLRDHGQGVDPEILEQLTQPFFRGDVSRTSATGTGLGLAIVDRAIARMGGRFALANSSTGGLSAHLKLQRAPA, translated from the coding sequence ATGCACGACGAGTCGCGGGTTCCGTTCGAGACCCAGCCCACCTCACTGGAGACCGCACCCGCCCCGCTGGAGCTGCGGCCCAGTCGGGGCTTCAGCCTGTTCTGGCGCACCTTCTTCTTTCTGGCCCTGCTGCTGGTGGGCTGCATCGTGGCCTGGTTGCAGACCTTTCGCGCGCTGGAGTACGAGCCCCGCGCCCTGCAGAGCGCGAACCAGCTGGCCTCGCTCGTCAACCTGAGTCGCGCGGCCCTGGTGCATTCGGATTCGATCGCCCGTGTCTCACTCATCAAGACACTGGCCGATGAAGAAGGCCTGCGCATCGCGCCACGCGAGCCCAACGACACCTACCGCCTCTACAACACAGATGTGCTCAGCCGCAACGTGGCCGAGCGTCTGAGCGGACGCCTCGGGCCCGGCACCCTGGTGGCGCGTGAGGTCAATGGCACACCGGGTCTGTGGATTGGCTTCAACATCGACGGCGACCCGTACTGGTTGCTCACCGACCCCTCGCGCATCGGCCCCGTGGCGGGCACCACCTGGTTGATCTGGCTGGGCACCGCCGCCCTGCTCTCGCTCACCGGCGCGGCGCTGATCGCCCGCCTGATCAACCGACCGCTCAAGAAGTTGTCGTTCGCGGCCAGCCGGGTGCGCGAAGGTGACTTCAACGCCAGCCAGCTCAACGAAACCGTGGCCACCAGCGAGATCCGCGAGGTCAACATCGGCTTCAACCGCATGGCGCAGCGACTCTCCAAGATCGAGCAGGACCGCGCCCTCATGCTCGCGGGTATCTCCCACGACCTGCGCACACCGCTCTCGCGGCTGCGCCTGGAGACCGAGATGAGTGTGGCCGATCCCGACGCGCGCGAGCACATGGCGGCGGACATCGAACAGGTCAATTCAATCATCGACAAGTTCCTCGACTACGCCCGCCCCGACCACATCAAGCCCGAGCGGGTGAGCCTGAACCAGGTGGTCGACGCGGCCGTGTTTGCGCTGGGTGACGACGAACGCAACGTGTTCACCACCAGCATCCCGCCGGACACGGTGGTGATGGGCGACGCGGTGGAGTTGCAGCGCGTGTTTGCCAACCTGCTGGAGAACGCCTGCCGCTACGGGCGCGACCCCAACACCGGCGTGGTGCGGGTGGAGATTGCCGCCAAGCCCAAGGACGACTGGGTGTTGATCAAGCTGCGCGACCATGGACAAGGCGTGGACCCGGAGATCCTGGAGCAACTGACACAACCGTTTTTCCGGGGCGATGTCTCGCGCACCTCGGCCACCGGCACGGGCCTGGGACTGGCCATCGTGGACCGCGCCATCGCCCGCATGGGCGGCCGCTTCGCACTGGCCAACAGCAGCACCGGAGGCCTCTCGGCCCACCTCAAACTGCAGCGCGCTCCCGCCTGA
- the ompR gene encoding osmolarity response regulator transcription factor OmpR, whose translation MPQTNARPNKILVVDDDVRIRDLLRRYLMQEGFEVMLAEDGKSLNRVLQRDSVDLIVLDLMMPGEDGLSICRRLRANGDRTPIIMLTAKSEDVDRIVGLEVGADDYLGKPFNPRELLARIHAVLRRRPPTEVPGAPSQDQEVVNFGPFEFDLSLRTLRKEGADLPLTTGEFAMLKALVRHPRQPLSREKLAQLARGREFEPFDRSLDVQVSRLRKLIEEDAASPRYLQTVWGVGYVFVPDGNA comes from the coding sequence ATGCCACAAACCAACGCACGCCCCAACAAGATCCTGGTGGTCGATGACGATGTCCGCATCCGCGACCTGCTGCGCCGCTATCTCATGCAGGAGGGATTTGAGGTCATGCTGGCCGAAGACGGCAAGTCGCTCAACCGGGTTCTGCAGCGCGATTCGGTGGATCTGATCGTGCTCGATCTCATGATGCCGGGCGAAGACGGCTTGTCCATCTGCCGCCGCCTGCGCGCCAACGGCGACCGCACCCCGATCATCATGCTCACCGCCAAAAGTGAAGATGTCGACCGCATCGTCGGCCTGGAAGTCGGCGCCGACGACTACCTCGGCAAACCGTTCAATCCCCGCGAGCTGCTGGCGCGCATCCACGCCGTGCTGCGCCGCCGCCCTCCCACCGAGGTGCCCGGTGCGCCCTCACAGGACCAGGAAGTCGTGAACTTTGGTCCGTTCGAATTCGACCTGAGCCTTCGCACGCTGCGCAAGGAAGGCGCCGACCTGCCGCTGACCACCGGCGAATTCGCCATGCTCAAGGCATTGGTGCGCCATCCGCGCCAGCCGCTGTCGCGCGAAAAGTTGGCCCAGCTGGCCCGCGGACGCGAGTTCGAGCCCTTTGACCGCAGCCTGGACGTGCAGGTTTCCCGACTGCGCAAGCTGATCGAGGAAGACGCCGCGTCGCCGCGTTACCTGCAGACGGTCTGGGGTGTGGGCTACGTGTTTGTGCCGGACGGCAACGCCTGA